One window of the Ammospiza nelsoni isolate bAmmNel1 chromosome 2, bAmmNel1.pri, whole genome shotgun sequence genome contains the following:
- the LPAR5 gene encoding lysophosphatidic acid receptor 5, translated as MLGMSASNTSNTSQTCKDYTFNHHLLMPGYTLIFITGLILNVVALWIFVRYLRLKSVVMIYMLNLAISDLSFTLSLPLRLYYYINHHWPFGSFLCQVSGSVFQINMYGSCLFLMCVNLDRYVAIVHPLRWRHLRRPKVAKILCFIVWVVIFMGSIPTAMVHKQNHCKVKNQTIYLCFESFSDNMWQNNLFPLVILAEILGFLLPLSSVLYCSIRIFQELCQPSQTKTLRQRKTVRLLLVNLVIFIICFVPYNTTLAVYGMIKARVMKVEAQTQTSVRQALIITMMFASMNCMLDPLIYYFSTEGFRNTFKKLRRGQAWDSEMGTLKHRIVESKSPRDHAVCKVKLFPSENFIRPHESSPSLPTAVFLNGPIEDSEI; from the coding sequence ATGCTGGGCATGTCAGCGTCCAATACATCCAATACATCTCAGACATGCAAGGATTACACCTTCAACCACCACCTCCTCATGCCTGGCTACACCCTGATATTCATCACAGGTTTGATACTCAATGTGGTAGCCCTGTGGATATTTGTCCGATACCTGCGCCTGAAGTCTGTAGTGATGATCTACATGTTGAACCTGGCCATAAGTGACCTCAGCTTCACACTTTCTCTGCCCCTGCGACTCTACTACTATATCAACCACCACTGGCCCTTTGGTAGCTTCCTGTGCCAGGTCTCTGGCTCAGTCTTCCAGATCAACATGTACggcagctgcctcttcctcaTGTGCGTCAACCTGGATCGCTACGTTGCCATCGTTCACCCGCTTCGCTGGCGGCATCTGCGGCGCCCCAAGGTGGCTAAGATCCTCTGCTTCATCGTCTGGGTTGTGATCTTCATGGGCTCCATCCCCACAGCTATGGTCCACAAGCAAAACCACTGTAAAGTAAAAAACCAGACCATTTATCTGTGCTTTGAAAGCTTTAGCGACAACATGTGGCAGAATAACCTCTTCCCCCTGGTAATCCTGGCTGAAATCTTGGGGTTTCTCCTGcctctcagctctgtgctgtacTGCTCAATTCGCATCTTTcaggagctctgccagcccagccagacGAAGACCCTGCGACAGCGGAAGACCGTGCGTCTCCTCTTGGTCAATCTGGTCATCTTCATCATCTGCTTCGTGCCCTACAACACCACCCTGGCGGTTTATGGGATGATAAAGGCCCGGGTGATGAAGGTGGAGGCACAAACACAGACCTCAGTGCGCCAAGCGTTAATTATAACCATGATGTTTGCCAGCATGAACTGCATGCTGGACCCCCTGATCTACTACTTCAGCACCGAGGGCTTCCGAAACACCTTCAAGAAATTGCGGCGGGGACAAGCCTGGGACTCGGAGATGGGAACGCTTAAGCATCGGATTGTGGAGAGTAAGTCACCCCGGGACCACGCTGTGTGTAAAGTAAAACTGTTCCCATCTGAAAACTTTATCCGTCCCCATGAATCATCACCATCGCTTCCTACTGCAGTGTTCCTGAATGGCCCTATTGAGGACTCGGAAATTTAA